From one Methylomonas paludis genomic stretch:
- a CDS encoding GumC family protein → MNLQTIERAASGMEYTEKSLANTAINSQEGIDLTKYWRIIRYNKWNIIGIGGLFAVLAVIAMIKSTPIYRSTGSILIDAQQSKILMMNDAYEMQTLTEQYFRTQIELLKSRDLIRKVIEKLDLADNPEFNKPKEKNLLRAKLTALLPAVFENKDEKNQQNDIDYSKYSKEEGLISDFQSRLAVNPRKLTQVLDISFEASDPLLASDIVNILGETYIQTRQAGRTNDTRMAAEWLADRMQSLKEKLNLSESKLQNYLEKEHLVDLEGVLTLTKGEIEGNTRRLSDARITRMEAEALYKKIQSLGDSIYKNTEVVPEIFADPVIIGLKQKEITLSQKLSELSQRYGSGHDDIIATKSELESIEQELKKHIASTINGIKNHYEIALAKEKSVASEVNTNKDQVQDIGSKQTQLRELQREVDSNRNLYEMFFNRYKEATETASLSDNAIRFVDRADHPLVPVKPKKKLIVIISFMIGLVFGVILAVLRDYLNSTIKSPAEIEEKLGAALLGIVPFHKVKKADTDKISDIGKMAQVFPKSQFAESIRTIRTGLILSALDSPHNVWLITSSLSGEGKSSICMNLAISLSQLDNGKVLLIDADLRRPTLMKRFATLPEGSFGLAHVLSKTAEIDECIHNIGPNIDLIPAGLIPPNPLELLGSQMFINLLQELEKRYTMVLIDSPPINSVSDSNLLAQYVRSVIYVVRAEHTQVATIRQGLKHLRKFGAPMAGIILNQLDVEKGHGYYGTNYYYNYYQSSNYSEEKS, encoded by the coding sequence GTGCCGCCTCGGGAATGGAATACACAGAGAAATCACTTGCAAATACTGCAATTAATAGCCAGGAGGGTATTGATTTAACAAAATATTGGCGAATTATTCGTTACAATAAATGGAATATAATAGGCATTGGTGGTTTATTTGCAGTGTTGGCAGTTATTGCCATGATTAAGTCAACGCCCATATATCGATCAACTGGGAGTATATTAATAGATGCCCAGCAATCGAAAATTCTGATGATGAACGATGCATATGAAATGCAGACACTTACCGAGCAATATTTTCGTACTCAAATCGAATTATTAAAATCTCGTGATCTGATCAGAAAAGTGATAGAAAAATTAGATCTGGCCGATAATCCAGAATTTAATAAACCCAAAGAGAAAAATTTATTAAGAGCAAAGCTAACAGCCTTATTACCTGCTGTTTTTGAAAACAAAGACGAAAAAAACCAGCAGAATGATATTGATTACTCTAAATATAGTAAAGAAGAGGGTTTAATTTCCGATTTTCAGAGTCGATTAGCCGTAAATCCGCGCAAACTAACCCAAGTGTTGGATATATCCTTTGAGGCTAGTGATCCATTACTAGCTAGCGATATTGTTAATATACTTGGTGAAACTTATATACAAACTCGCCAGGCTGGGCGTACAAATGATACCCGAATGGCTGCCGAATGGCTGGCTGATCGTATGCAGTCTTTAAAAGAAAAATTAAATCTGTCGGAGAGCAAACTACAGAATTATTTAGAAAAAGAACATTTAGTCGACCTGGAAGGAGTGTTAACACTCACCAAAGGTGAGATAGAAGGAAATACTCGGCGACTGTCGGACGCTCGCATTACCCGCATGGAAGCGGAGGCCTTATATAAAAAGATCCAAAGTTTGGGTGACTCCATATATAAAAATACGGAAGTAGTGCCGGAAATCTTTGCCGATCCAGTTATTATTGGGTTAAAACAAAAGGAAATTACTTTAAGTCAAAAACTTAGCGAGTTAAGCCAGCGTTATGGCAGTGGTCATGATGACATTATAGCCACAAAATCAGAATTGGAATCCATAGAACAGGAGTTAAAAAAGCATATAGCTAGTACTATTAACGGTATAAAAAATCACTATGAAATCGCTTTGGCAAAGGAAAAATCAGTTGCTAGTGAAGTAAATACCAATAAAGATCAAGTACAGGATATTGGTTCAAAACAGACTCAGCTTAGAGAATTACAGCGAGAAGTTGATTCAAACCGTAATTTGTACGAAATGTTTTTTAATCGCTATAAAGAAGCCACAGAAACAGCATCCTTATCAGATAATGCCATCCGGTTTGTTGATAGGGCAGATCATCCATTAGTTCCAGTAAAACCCAAGAAAAAATTAATTGTTATCATTTCATTTATGATTGGGTTAGTTTTTGGGGTGATTCTAGCAGTACTGAGAGATTATTTAAATTCTACAATTAAGTCACCGGCAGAAATTGAAGAAAAGTTAGGTGCAGCGTTATTAGGAATAGTGCCTTTCCATAAAGTTAAAAAAGCCGATACAGACAAAATTAGCGATATTGGTAAAATGGCACAAGTATTTCCGAAATCGCAATTTGCTGAATCAATTCGTACTATTCGTACGGGTTTAATTTTATCGGCACTTGATAGTCCACATAATGTTTGGTTAATTACCTCCTCATTAAGTGGTGAAGGTAAAAGTAGCATTTGTATGAACTTGGCGATTTCCTTATCTCAGCTAGATAACGGTAAGGTGTTGCTGATAGATGCGGACTTGAGACGCCCAACCTTGATGAAACGTTTTGCTACACTACCGGAAGGTAGTTTTGGTCTTGCCCATGTACTGTCAAAAACTGCGGAAATTGACGAATGTATACATAATATAGGACCCAATATCGATTTAATCCCGGCTGGGCTAATCCCACCAAATCCTCTGGAATTGTTGGGTTCACAAATGTTTATCAATTTACTTCAGGAATTGGAGAAGCGTTATACTATGGTATTAATCGACTCGCCGCCTATCAATAGTGTCAGTGACTCAAATTTATTAGCCCAATATGTAAGATCGGTTATTTATGTAGTAAGAGCAGAACATACTCAAGTTGCAACCATTAGGCAGGGTTTGAAGCATCTGAGAAAGTTTGGCGCACCTATGGCTGGTATTATTTTAAATCAGTTGGATGTTGAAAAAGGTCATGGGTATTATGGTACAAATTATTATTATAATTACTACCAAAGTAGTAACTATAGTGAAGAAAAGTCCTAA
- a CDS encoding tyrosine-protein phosphatase, whose protein sequence is MIDLHCHLLPGIDDGPKNLDDSLKMAAYAVEQGITQAVVTPHIHPGTYDNDINNIQTVFSSFKQAVNANNINLKLSMAAEVRLCSELPIMISQNRIPFLGMWQNKKVLLLEFPHDHIPLGAEKLVIWLLQKGIMPMIAHPERNLSVLAKKEKILPFINAGCLLQITASSVTGLFGEASKNTALWLIANKYATLMATDAHNLHKRIPTMLAASEIVEQAFGNKYMQLLTEGNATIIVNS, encoded by the coding sequence ATGATAGATCTACATTGTCATCTCTTGCCAGGTATCGACGACGGCCCCAAAAATTTGGACGACTCGTTAAAAATGGCAGCATACGCGGTGGAGCAGGGTATTACTCAGGCTGTTGTTACGCCACACATCCATCCGGGCACCTATGATAACGATATAAATAATATTCAAACAGTGTTTAGCAGCTTTAAACAGGCTGTGAATGCCAATAATATTAATTTAAAGCTCAGCATGGCTGCCGAAGTCAGGCTTTGTTCTGAATTGCCTATAATGATTAGCCAAAATCGCATTCCTTTTCTTGGCATGTGGCAAAATAAAAAAGTTCTGTTATTAGAGTTTCCCCATGACCACATTCCTTTAGGCGCGGAAAAGCTGGTAATTTGGTTGTTGCAAAAAGGGATTATGCCGATGATAGCTCATCCGGAACGAAATTTGAGCGTATTGGCAAAAAAAGAAAAAATTCTGCCTTTTATCAATGCTGGTTGTTTATTACAAATTACGGCCAGCTCAGTAACGGGGTTGTTTGGTGAAGCATCAAAAAACACAGCCCTTTGGTTAATTGCAAATAAATATGCAACTCTAATGGCAACTGATGCTCATAATCTGCACAAACGAATACCTACTATGTTAGCCGCATCCGAAATAGTAGAGCAGGCCTTTGGAAATAAATATATGCAATTACTCACAGAGGGTAATGCCACTATTATTGTCAATTCATAG
- a CDS encoding IS4 family transposase, with the protein MDLNDGLRAILKDHVSWSKRRLDCFIGLLLALIQSRHMNLTQLAVNFGGQATLKSRYRRLQRFFQTVVFDYDAVAHLIMQLFDFKGQSYYLTLDRTNWKWGKANLNILTLAIAYKGMAVPVYWLVLNKQGNSNQRERIALLQRFIRQFGRHGIQGVLADREFIGDQWWQWLTDHTIPYLIRMKDNQLLTNRRHAGKPVQALFRDLKAGEQRVLRKRQRIGDQWVWLNALKLETNELLVLASNQRLAQAIQVYGQRWQIENLFQCLKGRGFHLEETRLTRYYRIKKVMALQAIAFCWAHKVGEWKHRAVKPLTIKQHGRPECSLFRYGLDELNNFLLKTVKSADEMLRFWILFLCPPTMIDYDRSRSGKITLRI; encoded by the coding sequence ATGGACTTAAACGATGGGCTTAGAGCGATTTTAAAAGACCATGTGTCTTGGAGCAAGCGCCGTTTAGATTGTTTTATCGGTCTGTTACTGGCGTTAATCCAATCCAGGCACATGAATTTAACGCAATTAGCGGTGAATTTTGGTGGACAGGCGACCTTAAAGTCCCGGTACAGGCGGCTTCAGCGTTTTTTTCAAACCGTTGTTTTTGATTATGACGCCGTGGCGCATCTGATCATGCAGTTGTTTGATTTTAAGGGCCAGTCGTATTATTTGACTCTGGATCGCACTAACTGGAAATGGGGAAAGGCCAATCTGAATATCCTCACCCTGGCGATTGCTTATAAAGGCATGGCGGTGCCGGTGTACTGGTTGGTGTTGAATAAGCAGGGTAACTCCAATCAGCGTGAACGAATCGCCTTATTGCAACGCTTCATCCGGCAGTTTGGTCGGCATGGCATTCAAGGCGTATTGGCTGACCGGGAGTTTATTGGCGATCAGTGGTGGCAATGGTTAACAGACCATACCATTCCGTATTTGATTCGGATGAAAGACAATCAGTTACTGACCAATCGCCGCCACGCCGGAAAGCCCGTTCAAGCCCTATTCCGGGATTTAAAGGCGGGCGAGCAGCGCGTACTGAGGAAAAGACAGCGCATTGGCGATCAGTGGGTTTGGTTGAACGCCTTAAAATTAGAGACCAACGAGCTATTAGTGTTGGCCAGTAACCAGCGCTTGGCTCAGGCGATTCAAGTTTACGGCCAGCGCTGGCAAATTGAAAACCTGTTCCAATGCTTGAAAGGGCGCGGCTTCCATTTAGAAGAGACCCGGCTGACCCGGTATTATCGGATTAAGAAAGTCATGGCGCTCCAAGCCATTGCTTTTTGCTGGGCCCATAAAGTCGGGGAATGGAAACATCGAGCCGTTAAGCCGTTAACCATCAAACAACACGGTCGCCCGGAATGTAGCTTGTTTCGTTATGGGCTAGACGAGCTGAATAACTTTTTGTTGAAAACGGTTAAATCGGCTGATGAGATGCTTCGATTCTGGATTTTGTTTTTATGTCCGCCGACTATGATCGATTATGACCGAAGTCGGTCTGGGAAAATAACCCTCAGAATTTAA